Proteins from a single region of Streptomyces glaucescens:
- a CDS encoding TOMM precursor leader peptide-binding protein, with product MSHAGRPVLGPLPVPVLDAAAALAATAGAAVVVLPRWTLELAELLSRHALAHPVRLVPVRFDGALAVVGPVLRPGAAACLSCAEYQRLATTGGRVPWHSPALALAGAPSTALGAATGALALELLQAADGEPRGARPGADATATVHLVHHGRATWSTHQVRPVGGCAVCRPLPDDSAADVVPVPSAPRPLPDPAVLRGANPRTGVAELRAALHDERFGPVRRLFRSEDSAFCLTTAFVTDGRAVDDGGYGRAGDFRTSERVALFESVERFAGMRPTGRRTRLRASFGELGPDRAVDPVRLGLPDPAYHGHPASRTVPYGPDLELDWVHGWSLTRRRAVAVPEHVAYWDVPGDGPRVVYESSNGCGLGNSPEEAVLYGLFEVAERDAFLMAWYTSTPLPRVEPPPADLETALLADRAELAGYRLLLLDATNDFGIPAVVAVCRYEGSHPAAPRMLLAAGAHHDPRVAIRSAVAEVVTNVLESAHRSGPGNGLRDPERLLPMLDEPELVVTLDDHVGVNSLAEAAPRLAFLFADTPARSVAEAWPGAPEPVTDLGVLLDATVLRLADEGLEVIAVDQTEPGLRDRFGLHCAKVVVPGSLPMTFGHVNHRTRGLPRLLRTPHRLGRTARPLRPEDLAIHPHPFP from the coding sequence GTGAGTCACGCCGGACGCCCGGTCCTCGGCCCGCTGCCCGTGCCGGTGCTCGACGCCGCCGCCGCGCTCGCCGCGACGGCGGGTGCGGCGGTCGTCGTGCTGCCCCGGTGGACGCTGGAACTCGCCGAACTGCTCAGCCGCCACGCGCTGGCCCACCCCGTGCGCCTCGTCCCGGTGCGGTTCGACGGAGCCCTGGCCGTCGTGGGGCCGGTCCTGCGGCCGGGCGCCGCCGCCTGTCTGTCCTGCGCCGAGTACCAGCGGCTGGCCACGACGGGTGGGCGGGTGCCGTGGCACAGCCCGGCACTGGCCCTGGCGGGAGCACCCTCCACCGCGCTGGGCGCGGCGACCGGCGCGCTCGCCCTCGAACTGCTGCAGGCGGCCGACGGCGAGCCGCGGGGAGCGCGGCCGGGCGCGGACGCCACCGCCACGGTGCACCTCGTCCACCACGGCCGCGCCACCTGGTCCACCCACCAGGTCCGTCCGGTCGGCGGCTGCGCGGTCTGCCGGCCGCTGCCGGACGACTCTGCCGCCGACGTCGTACCGGTGCCGTCGGCCCCCCGCCCGCTGCCCGACCCCGCGGTGCTCCGCGGCGCCAACCCCCGCACCGGGGTCGCGGAGTTGCGGGCGGCGCTGCACGACGAGCGGTTCGGTCCGGTACGCCGGCTGTTCCGCAGCGAGGACTCCGCCTTCTGCCTGACGACGGCGTTCGTCACGGACGGGCGGGCGGTGGACGACGGCGGGTACGGGCGGGCCGGTGACTTCCGCACCAGCGAGCGGGTGGCGCTCTTCGAGAGCGTCGAGCGGTTCGCGGGCATGCGGCCGACCGGCCGGCGGACCCGGCTGCGGGCGTCCTTCGGCGAACTCGGGCCGGACCGGGCCGTGGATCCCGTGCGGCTGGGGTTGCCCGACCCCGCCTACCACGGCCATCCCGCCTCGCGGACCGTCCCGTACGGCCCCGATCTGGAACTGGACTGGGTGCACGGCTGGTCCCTCACCCGGCGCCGGGCCGTGGCCGTGCCCGAGCACGTGGCGTACTGGGACGTGCCGGGCGACGGACCGCGCGTGGTGTACGAGTCCTCCAACGGCTGCGGGCTGGGCAACAGCCCGGAGGAAGCGGTGCTCTACGGGCTGTTCGAAGTCGCCGAGCGGGACGCGTTCCTGATGGCCTGGTACACCTCCACCCCGCTCCCCCGCGTCGAGCCGCCGCCCGCGGACTTGGAGACGGCCCTGCTGGCCGACCGCGCGGAGCTGGCCGGCTACCGCCTCCTGCTCCTCGACGCCACGAACGACTTCGGCATCCCGGCGGTCGTCGCGGTCTGCCGGTACGAGGGCTCCCACCCCGCGGCTCCGCGGATGCTGCTGGCGGCCGGCGCCCACCACGACCCCCGCGTCGCGATCCGTTCGGCGGTGGCGGAGGTGGTGACCAACGTCCTGGAGTCCGCGCACCGTTCCGGCCCCGGGAACGGGCTGCGGGACCCCGAGCGGCTGCTCCCGATGCTCGACGAGCCGGAGCTCGTGGTGACCCTGGACGACCACGTGGGGGTGAACTCCCTGGCCGAGGCGGCCCCCCGGCTGGCGTTCCTCTTCGCCGACACCCCGGCCCGCTCCGTCGCCGAGGCCTGGCCCGGCGCGCCGGAGCCGGTGACGGACCTCGGCGTGCTGCTCGACGCGACGGTGCTTCGGCTGGCCGACGAGGGCCTGGAGGTCATCGCCGTCGACCAGACGGAGCCGGGGCTGAGGGACCGGTTCGGCCTGCACTGCGCCAAGGTCGTCGTGCCGGGTTCGCTGCCCATGACGTTCGGTCACGTCAACCACCGCACCAGGGGCCTGCCGCGCCTGCTCCGTACGCCGCACCGGCTGGGCCGCACGGCCCGGCCGCTGCGCCCGGAAGACCTCGCGATCCACCCGCACCCCTTCCCCTGA
- a CDS encoding thiopeptide-type bacteriocin biosynthesis protein, translating into MTTTGTWHGYHLFLHSSTEDTDAFLTEEAAWLLDGLVASGQAAKWFFIRYGEGGPHLRIRIAGLSPSVAAELPSTLARAAKSVPSVGGPWPSHHGEVRVVEYVPETRRYGGPRALPTAEDVFAVSSRVAVAALRALRRQPAGGSGRLVLAADLAHATAYALGMDRVTAAKWLRGHAAGWRWVTEVPLLPAAAVHMRTNSVYAAQRSALGRRAAALWAGLARGGTGEAWLVEWADRVRAADGTLRALTEAGADDVDAALRWVWASQLHMLLNRLGVSPDEERAVCRLAARTLLDTDEPVSFFPQGHRAPDWQYLERSQIRIGRNEDSALRRAPSDVTARTGGPETPLPADPLPEVPLSAALAARSSARGEIRGPLDAGTLGALLWNALAESSRTRRRFPDGSERIYTHRPYPSAGALYTARVRLLVLDVAGLPAATYDCVPERRTLRRVGPAPQQAEVEALSTYFSRPEEDPDRIGVDGAPVVAALYVELGLLRRRYGLRALRLGLLETGHLAQTLLLTAAALGLAGTPLGGFHDDLAHELLGLDDLDQPLQYLLPLGHRTDG; encoded by the coding sequence ATGACGACGACCGGCACCTGGCACGGCTACCACCTCTTCCTGCACTCGAGCACGGAGGACACCGACGCCTTCCTCACCGAGGAGGCGGCCTGGCTGCTGGACGGACTGGTCGCGTCGGGGCAGGCCGCGAAGTGGTTCTTCATCCGGTACGGGGAGGGGGGACCGCACCTGCGGATCCGGATCGCGGGGCTGAGCCCGTCGGTCGCCGCGGAGCTGCCGTCCACGCTGGCCCGGGCCGCCAAGTCGGTGCCGTCCGTGGGCGGTCCGTGGCCCTCGCACCACGGTGAGGTCCGCGTGGTGGAGTACGTCCCCGAAACGCGCCGCTACGGCGGGCCGCGGGCGCTGCCCACGGCCGAGGACGTCTTCGCGGTCTCCTCCCGGGTGGCCGTGGCGGCGCTGCGCGCCCTGCGGCGGCAGCCGGCCGGCGGGTCGGGCCGGCTCGTCCTCGCGGCCGACCTGGCACACGCCACGGCGTACGCCCTGGGCATGGACCGGGTCACGGCGGCGAAGTGGCTGCGGGGGCACGCGGCGGGCTGGCGCTGGGTCACCGAGGTGCCCCTGCTGCCGGCCGCGGCCGTGCACATGCGGACCAACTCCGTCTACGCGGCGCAGCGTTCCGCACTGGGCCGCCGGGCGGCGGCCCTGTGGGCGGGACTGGCGCGGGGCGGGACCGGGGAGGCCTGGCTGGTGGAGTGGGCGGACCGGGTCCGCGCGGCGGACGGGACGCTGCGGGCCCTGACGGAGGCCGGTGCCGACGACGTGGACGCGGCGCTGCGGTGGGTGTGGGCGTCGCAGCTCCACATGCTGCTCAACCGGCTCGGCGTCTCACCGGACGAGGAGCGCGCGGTGTGCCGGCTCGCCGCCCGCACGCTGCTGGACACGGACGAGCCGGTGTCGTTCTTCCCGCAGGGGCACCGTGCGCCCGACTGGCAGTACCTGGAGAGGAGCCAGATCCGCATCGGCCGCAACGAGGACTCCGCCCTGCGCCGGGCTCCCTCCGACGTGACGGCCCGGACCGGCGGCCCCGAGACGCCGCTGCCCGCGGACCCGCTGCCCGAGGTGCCGTTGTCCGCGGCGCTGGCCGCACGGTCGTCCGCGCGCGGCGAGATCCGCGGGCCGCTGGACGCCGGCACGCTCGGCGCGTTGCTGTGGAACGCGCTGGCGGAGAGCAGCCGGACCCGCAGGCGCTTCCCGGACGGCTCGGAGCGGATCTACACCCACCGCCCCTACCCGAGCGCGGGCGCCCTTTACACCGCGCGCGTGCGGCTGCTCGTCCTCGACGTGGCGGGGCTCCCGGCGGCGACGTACGACTGCGTACCGGAGCGCCGGACGCTGCGCCGGGTGGGTCCGGCGCCCCAGCAGGCCGAGGTCGAGGCGCTGTCGACCTATTTCTCCCGTCCCGAGGAGGACCCGGACCGGATCGGTGTCGACGGCGCCCCGGTCGTCGCCGCACTGTACGTGGAGCTCGGTCTGTTGCGCCGGCGCTACGGCCTGCGGGCGCTGCGCCTAGGGCTGCTGGAGACGGGGCACCTGGCGCAGACGCTGCTGCTGACCGCCGCGGCCCTGGGGCTCGCGGGCACACCGCTCGGCGGCTTCCACGACGACCTGGCGCACGAACTGCTGGGCCTGGACGACTTGGACCAGCCGCTCCAGTACCTGCTGCCGCTCGGGCACCGCACGGACGGCTGA
- a CDS encoding WD40 repeat domain-containing protein, translating into MRNTSGRGRRLTTVLLAGTLAGSALAAVTSTASAAPNTAAAAVVPSGPGMELSAASFTQMTVDDVGRRVWIAGDRVYPDGSRDGELVGVLYGGAGPAVASAHMTAPLSGVAVEPDGSKVYAGQSDHIANYSHENGFLYPLAPIPAPADGCGRELVHTGGRLFFTSRPAASPEACADGLGSVGVAGTAQGGTAGEVMYSSTPVHLEGGPGGLLVTAPERSSPSADPDLGIYRVTDGTDGNVLEFLGERRFTEDGSERGMDFRDADFSADGSVLAVADGDRGTVLLASQDARFLENPYEPLPAGVTPTAVAFSPDGKWFAQGGAASGDAADLTLAFADPSVEWQPLRISFEDEAAGHRVVPRGMEFSGDGQQLFVVTSDQEGTRFWLHTIQTREALAPSRFVDVTHGPAVAGEPFRITGRLDLDGPAPTEAPRITVLRLNGQEVADLPPVPVAEDGTFAVEDVLPDRAGDVHYVLGYAGDEVHYRSEHWLVVDTVRAPDTVSRGGR; encoded by the coding sequence TTGAGGAACACGTCGGGAAGAGGCCGCAGGCTGACGACGGTGCTGCTGGCGGGCACGCTGGCCGGGTCGGCGTTGGCGGCGGTCACCAGTACCGCGTCCGCGGCCCCGAACACCGCCGCTGCGGCCGTGGTGCCGTCGGGTCCGGGCATGGAACTGTCGGCCGCGTCGTTCACCCAGATGACGGTGGACGACGTCGGCCGGCGCGTGTGGATCGCCGGAGACCGGGTCTATCCGGACGGGTCGCGGGACGGCGAGCTGGTCGGCGTGCTCTACGGGGGCGCCGGGCCCGCCGTCGCGAGCGCCCACATGACCGCTCCCCTTTCCGGCGTCGCGGTGGAGCCGGACGGCTCGAAGGTGTACGCCGGGCAGTCGGACCACATCGCGAACTACTCCCACGAGAACGGGTTCCTGTATCCCCTCGCCCCCATTCCGGCGCCGGCCGACGGATGCGGGCGGGAGCTGGTGCACACCGGCGGGCGGTTGTTCTTCACCAGTCGGCCGGCCGCGTCGCCCGAGGCCTGCGCCGACGGGCTGGGCAGTGTCGGCGTCGCCGGGACGGCCCAGGGCGGCACGGCCGGGGAGGTCATGTACTCGAGCACCCCGGTCCATCTCGAGGGAGGGCCCGGAGGCCTGCTGGTGACCGCACCGGAGCGCTCGTCCCCGAGCGCCGACCCCGACCTGGGGATCTACCGGGTGACCGACGGGACGGACGGGAACGTGCTGGAGTTCCTGGGTGAGCGCCGGTTCACCGAGGACGGGTCGGAGCGGGGCATGGACTTCCGGGACGCCGACTTCTCCGCGGACGGCTCCGTCCTCGCGGTGGCCGACGGGGACCGGGGGACCGTGTTGCTCGCCAGCCAGGACGCCCGCTTCCTCGAGAACCCCTACGAGCCGCTGCCGGCAGGCGTGACGCCCACGGCCGTCGCCTTCAGCCCCGACGGCAAGTGGTTCGCCCAGGGCGGCGCGGCGTCGGGCGATGCCGCCGACCTGACCCTGGCGTTCGCCGACCCGTCGGTCGAGTGGCAGCCGCTGCGCATCAGCTTCGAGGACGAGGCCGCGGGCCACCGCGTCGTCCCGCGCGGCATGGAGTTCTCCGGCGACGGGCAACAGCTCTTCGTCGTGACCTCCGACCAGGAGGGCACCAGGTTCTGGCTGCACACGATCCAGACCAGGGAGGCCCTGGCCCCGTCGCGCTTCGTGGACGTGACGCACGGCCCGGCCGTCGCCGGGGAACCGTTCAGGATCACCGGACGACTGGACCTGGACGGACCGGCACCCACCGAGGCGCCGCGGATCACGGTGCTGCGGCTGAACGGTCAGGAGGTCGCCGACCTGCCGCCGGTTCCGGTCGCCGAAGACGGAACGTTCGCCGTGGAAGACGTCCTGCCGGACCGGGCCGGGGACGTCCACTACGTGCTCGGCTACGCGGGCGACGAGGTCCACTACCGCTCGGAGCACTGGCTCGTGGTGGACACCGTCCGGGCGCCGGACACGGTGTCCCGCGGCGGCCGGTAG
- the uppS gene encoding polyprenyl diphosphate synthase — MDGNGRWAAQRSLPRTSGHRAAETAVIDVIEAARAAGIGWLSLYAFSTENWRRPSAEVDFLMQLVRRVVRKHAPLLHARGIRCRFLGVTDPRVPAALARDFADLTTLTGDNRGMTLTVAFDHGGRRDIVEAARSLIRSGVTADAVTEESFAAHLPFPDTPDVDLVIRTSGEQRISNFMLWQVAYAEWVFPPVLWPDFRAPHFLECLRTFQQRDRRFGGVLPHQNGEHRP, encoded by the coding sequence ATGGACGGCAATGGACGGTGGGCCGCGCAGCGGTCGCTGCCGCGGACCTCGGGGCACCGGGCCGCGGAGACGGCGGTGATCGACGTCATCGAGGCCGCCCGTGCGGCCGGCATCGGGTGGCTGAGCCTGTACGCGTTCTCCACCGAGAACTGGCGCCGGCCGAGCGCGGAGGTCGACTTCCTCATGCAACTGGTGCGTCGCGTGGTGCGCAAACACGCTCCGCTGCTGCACGCGCGCGGCATCCGCTGCCGCTTCCTCGGCGTGACCGATCCGCGGGTGCCCGCGGCACTGGCCCGGGACTTCGCCGACCTGACGACCCTGACCGGCGACAACCGGGGCATGACGCTCACCGTCGCCTTCGACCACGGCGGGCGCCGGGACATCGTGGAGGCCGCACGCTCCCTGATCCGCAGCGGTGTGACGGCCGACGCGGTGACCGAGGAGAGCTTCGCCGCGCACCTGCCCTTCCCCGACACCCCCGACGTCGACCTGGTCATCCGGACGTCCGGGGAACAGCGCATCTCCAACTTCATGCTCTGGCAGGTCGCCTACGCCGAATGGGTGTTCCCACCCGTGCTGTGGCCCGACTTCCGCGCACCGCACTTCCTCGAGTGCCTGCGCACCTTCCAGCAACGCGATCGCCGCTTCGGTGGCGTGCTGCCGCACCAGAACGGAGAGCACCGACCGTGA
- a CDS encoding oxygenase MpaB family protein — MPLFGPGSQFHEFFDDPRWALAMVRATVLEAAHPQIGAALIDNSTFVAHPWRRLRNTFLSLQRMFGADDQVRQREAARLNRLHARLNGTDPRGRPYDAMAPKVRAWVVATMFESAVTMCRLSGQPLDQRAMERLYTEFRAFLAAMGDEEGHLPPALHEFWGYYDRVVEEELENTEAMRIILYKLFDHLPAPPLLQGLPTLWAAGRAIAGPVIGAITVASLPEPFRRRAGLPELPGAQTLMQGAYLAAGLARLLPDGWVQAGAITDLLSLSPDSDDPRARTITALRARMNRAGALIRLITPLPPEPEPGADSGMRRSAEEFFTQVLDQTGNGYVDWPDLAAMARELSSRLDLDEPEETRLYNAFADWWRELQTALDTDGDGRISAQEYAAAVPSLAGPALIEVAEVLFDATDKDGNQTIDAAEYRALFRTAFQRDTNGTGTTYTRSAFVKDFLSFMTGRRRTSPYDPLLAQA; from the coding sequence CTGCCCCTGTTCGGGCCCGGCTCGCAGTTCCACGAGTTCTTCGACGACCCGCGCTGGGCACTGGCCATGGTCCGGGCGACCGTCCTCGAAGCGGCCCATCCGCAGATCGGCGCGGCCCTGATCGACAACTCCACGTTCGTCGCCCACCCCTGGCGGAGGCTGCGCAACACCTTCCTGAGCCTGCAGCGCATGTTCGGCGCCGACGATCAGGTCCGGCAGCGGGAGGCGGCCCGGCTCAACCGCCTGCACGCCCGGCTGAACGGCACCGACCCGCGAGGCCGTCCCTATGACGCGATGGCCCCGAAGGTGCGGGCCTGGGTGGTGGCGACCATGTTCGAGAGCGCCGTCACGATGTGCCGGCTCAGCGGGCAACCCCTCGATCAGCGGGCCATGGAGCGGCTGTACACGGAGTTCCGGGCCTTCCTCGCCGCCATGGGCGACGAGGAAGGCCACCTCCCGCCGGCGCTGCACGAGTTCTGGGGCTACTACGACCGGGTGGTCGAGGAGGAGCTGGAGAACACGGAAGCGATGCGCATCATCCTCTACAAGCTCTTCGATCACCTCCCGGCCCCGCCGCTGCTGCAGGGCCTGCCCACCCTGTGGGCGGCCGGCCGCGCGATCGCCGGCCCCGTCATCGGTGCGATCACCGTGGCGTCCCTGCCCGAGCCGTTCCGCCGCCGGGCGGGACTGCCCGAACTGCCCGGCGCGCAGACCCTCATGCAAGGCGCCTACCTGGCCGCCGGCCTGGCCCGCCTCCTTCCGGACGGCTGGGTCCAGGCCGGTGCCATCACCGACCTGCTGTCCCTCTCCCCCGACAGCGACGACCCGCGAGCACGGACGATCACCGCCCTGCGCGCCAGGATGAACCGGGCCGGCGCCCTGATCCGGCTCATCACCCCGCTTCCCCCCGAGCCGGAGCCCGGCGCGGACAGCGGGATGCGGCGCAGCGCGGAGGAGTTCTTCACACAGGTGCTGGACCAGACCGGCAACGGCTACGTCGACTGGCCCGACCTCGCCGCCATGGCGCGCGAGCTGTCCAGCCGGCTCGACCTGGACGAGCCCGAGGAGACCCGGCTCTACAACGCCTTCGCCGACTGGTGGCGGGAACTGCAGACCGCCCTCGACACCGACGGCGACGGCCGGATCAGCGCCCAGGAGTACGCCGCGGCCGTACCCTCCCTGGCCGGTCCCGCACTGATCGAAGTCGCCGAAGTCCTCTTCGACGCCACCGACAAGGACGGCAACCAGACCATCGACGCCGCCGAGTACCGCGCCCTGTTCCGCACCGCCTTCCAGCGCGACACGAACGGCACCGGGACGACGTACACACGCAGTGCGTTCGTCAAGGACTTCCTGTCCTTCATGACCGGCCGGCGGCGCACCTCCCCCTACGACCCGCTCCTCGCACAGGCGTGA
- a CDS encoding glycoside hydrolase family 19 protein, whose product MSRRRVSAVLAALTLATAAPVLLPASNAAAAACSTYPNWVAGKSYNAGDIVRYTDGKAYIAEHANPGYDPVISTWYWEPYACDTTPGTPNARFVVSEAQFNQMFPNRNSFYSYSGLTAALSAYPGFANTGSDTVKKQEAAAFLANVSHETGGLVHVVEQNTANYPHYCDWGRPYGCPAGQAAYYGRGPIQLSWNFNYKAAGDALGIDLLNNPWLVQNDSAVAWKTALWYWNTQTGPGSMTPHNAMVNGAGFGQTIRSINGSLECDGKNPAQVQSRVNNYQRFTQILGTSPGANLYC is encoded by the coding sequence GTGTCGAGACGCCGTGTCTCCGCCGTCCTGGCCGCCCTCACCCTCGCAACCGCCGCCCCCGTGCTGCTGCCGGCGTCGAACGCCGCCGCCGCGGCGTGCTCCACCTACCCCAACTGGGTGGCCGGGAAGTCGTACAACGCCGGCGACATCGTCCGCTACACCGACGGCAAGGCGTACATCGCCGAGCACGCCAACCCGGGCTACGACCCGGTCATCAGCACCTGGTACTGGGAGCCGTACGCCTGCGACACCACGCCGGGCACGCCCAACGCGCGCTTCGTCGTGTCGGAGGCGCAGTTCAACCAGATGTTCCCCAACCGCAATTCGTTCTACAGCTACAGCGGCCTGACCGCCGCCCTGAGTGCCTACCCCGGCTTCGCGAACACCGGCAGCGACACGGTGAAGAAGCAGGAGGCCGCGGCCTTCCTCGCCAACGTCAGCCACGAGACCGGCGGTCTGGTGCACGTGGTGGAGCAGAACACCGCCAACTACCCGCACTACTGCGACTGGGGCCGCCCCTACGGCTGTCCGGCCGGGCAGGCCGCCTACTACGGGCGCGGCCCGATCCAGCTGAGCTGGAACTTCAACTACAAGGCGGCGGGCGACGCCCTCGGCATCGACCTCCTCAACAACCCCTGGCTGGTGCAGAACGACTCGGCCGTCGCCTGGAAGACGGCCCTGTGGTACTGGAACACCCAGACCGGTCCCGGCAGCATGACCCCGCACAACGCCATGGTGAACGGCGCCGGCTTCGGCCAGACGATCCGCAGCATCAACGGCTCCCTGGAGTGCGACGGCAAGAACCCGGCGCAGGTGCAGAGCCGCGTGAACAACTACCAGCGGTTCACGCAGATCCTCGGCACGTCACCCGGCGCCAACCTCTACTGCTGA
- a CDS encoding serine hydrolase domain-containing protein → MTFSPHRRLAVGATLIAAVVGGVAPATAAHATPTPHATPAPAAAHAAAPAPDMEGVAAALNAAMANGAPGAMARYTGPEGVRARTAGVRDRVSGAAMDSRARFRVGSVSKTFSSVVLLQLADEGRVELDAPVDRYLPGLLPDERITVRHLLTHRSGLADYTDKMFAQTVPGFESVRNRVFGYRDLVELSLREPRTTEPGAAYTYSNANFVVVGMLIEEITGRPVGREYERRIFKPLRLRNTAYVHPDTRIKGLHVRGYLHPDEDGAPLVDSTEQTVSWAQSAGAVISNPADLNTFMTALMRGRLLSPRMLDAMTTVTPTDATNTRFYGLGLRRYDLSCGAQVYGHTGTVQGYYTYAFATRDGRRGLSAMANTSNRGAANTALGGTLEAAFCGKKPAAATASSRAVRGVPVLPAEEDLPERR, encoded by the coding sequence GTGACCTTCTCACCGCACCGGCGCCTGGCCGTGGGCGCCACCCTGATCGCCGCCGTCGTCGGCGGGGTCGCCCCCGCCACCGCCGCCCACGCCACCCCCACCCCCCACGCGACCCCCGCCCCGGCCGCTGCCCACGCGGCCGCTCCCGCGCCCGACATGGAGGGCGTGGCCGCGGCGCTGAACGCCGCGATGGCCAACGGCGCACCGGGGGCCATGGCCCGGTACACCGGGCCCGAGGGCGTCCGCGCCCGGACGGCCGGGGTCCGGGACCGGGTCTCGGGCGCGGCCATGGACAGCCGGGCGCGGTTCCGCGTGGGCAGCGTCAGCAAGACCTTCTCGTCCGTGGTGCTGCTCCAGTTGGCGGACGAGGGCCGAGTGGAACTCGACGCGCCGGTGGACCGCTATCTGCCCGGGCTGCTGCCCGACGAGCGGATCACGGTGCGTCACCTGCTGACCCACCGCAGCGGCCTGGCGGACTACACCGACAAGATGTTCGCCCAGACCGTGCCGGGCTTCGAGTCCGTACGCAACCGGGTGTTCGGTTACCGGGACCTCGTGGAGCTCTCGCTGCGCGAACCGCGCACCACCGAGCCCGGCGCGGCATACACGTACTCCAACGCCAACTTCGTGGTCGTGGGCATGCTCATCGAAGAGATCACCGGCAGGCCGGTGGGCCGGGAGTACGAGCGCCGCATCTTCAAGCCGCTGCGGCTGCGCAACACCGCCTACGTCCACCCCGACACGCGCATCAAGGGCCTGCACGTGCGGGGTTACCTGCACCCCGACGAGGACGGCGCGCCGCTCGTGGATTCCACCGAGCAGACGGTCTCCTGGGCGCAGTCGGCCGGGGCGGTCATCTCGAACCCGGCGGACCTGAACACCTTCATGACCGCGCTGATGCGGGGCCGGCTGCTGTCGCCGCGGATGCTGGACGCCATGACCACGGTCACCCCGACGGACGCCACGAACACCCGGTTCTACGGGCTGGGTCTGCGCCGCTACGACCTGTCCTGCGGCGCCCAGGTGTACGGGCACACCGGCACCGTGCAGGGGTACTACACCTACGCCTTCGCGACCCGGGACGGCCGGCGCGGACTGTCGGCCATGGCGAACACCTCCAACCGGGGGGCGGCCAACACGGCGCTCGGCGGGACGCTGGAAGCCGCCTTCTGCGGGAAGAAGCCCGCGGCCGCGACGGCTTCGTCACGTGCGGTGCGTGGCGTACCGGTGCTGCCGGCCGAGGAGGACCTGCCCGAGCGCCGCTGA
- a CDS encoding DUF488 family protein yields MTNRICTLGHSTRDFDEVMEMLRAHDVTCLVDVRSFPSSRKYPQWNRSAIEESLPSGIGYRWIRRLGGRRHTPKGVPSENGAWRVKAFRDYADYMAGEEFAAGLGELLRLAERERPAIMCSEAVPWRCHRRLITDALIVAGVEVVHIMSPASSKPAVLNEHAQVRDGHLVYPPPP; encoded by the coding sequence ATGACCAACCGTATCTGTACCCTCGGGCACTCGACGCGGGACTTCGACGAGGTGATGGAGATGCTGCGCGCCCACGACGTGACCTGTCTGGTCGATGTCCGCTCGTTCCCCTCGTCCCGGAAGTACCCGCAGTGGAACCGGTCCGCGATCGAGGAGTCTCTGCCGTCCGGTATCGGGTACCGCTGGATCCGCCGCCTCGGCGGCCGCCGGCACACCCCCAAGGGCGTGCCGAGCGAGAACGGCGCCTGGCGGGTGAAGGCCTTTCGCGACTACGCCGACTACATGGCCGGCGAGGAGTTCGCCGCGGGACTCGGGGAACTCCTCCGGCTGGCCGAACGCGAGCGGCCCGCGATCATGTGCAGCGAGGCGGTGCCCTGGCGCTGCCACCGGCGGCTCATCACCGACGCTCTGATCGTCGCGGGCGTGGAGGTCGTGCACATCATGTCCCCGGCGTCGTCCAAGCCGGCCGTGCTGAACGAGCACGCGCAGGTCCGCGACGGGCACCTGGTCTACCCGCCACCACCCTGA